The stretch of DNA TTCAGTAGGAGTTCAGCAAATGAGGAGAGAGGAGAAAGACTTAAACTATAAGCTTCTGATGAATGGTAGTGGTCCAAAGGAACCTGCAATGAAAGGCTTTCAGCCACTGGCTGCACCAATTAAGCCAGAGTTGGTCCGCCAACAATTTGTCCAACCTGAGAAGAGGCGCCTTAGTGCCAACTCAGTTCCATCAGTTCCTTATGTGGCATCATCTCCTTTGCCTGTTGCAGTACCGCAACTGAAGTCAGACATGCGGCATGTGGCAGGAGGCAATGAGGTGAAAAGTGCGATGCCCAATGGAAGCTTGCGAGAGTCAGTAGTTGTAATGCAGCGTCCTCAATCCGCAGGTTCCAAACAGAGCCTACCATCCACCAGCCATAGTATGTTTGCATCAGAACCATCTTCAAGGGAGTGGTACTTAAATGGTGCATCAGGTGTTGATATGATATTGAATGGTGGCTTGGGGCATGGACTAAGGAATATGAGTTTGGACAATATTAGTTCTGCCAGGCCATTTGGACATGCAAACCATCAACAAAGTTTCGTTTCCAATCCTATAGAGCTGGCTGCCAATGGTTGGGGTGGCACCTGGAGTTCTGGAGGTACATCATCCTCTCGTTCTGTGGCGTCATCACTTGGGGCATTTAGAGGGTGGAACTCATCTGAATCCTCCTCTACATTGTCTCATTCTGATTGGAGAACCAATGGGCTAGCACCTTATGACTACACCTCAGTAGACTGGAGCGTCGACACAACGTTGTTGAACCCAGCAGCAAAGAGCGAGCGGCTGTCGGACACATGGTCAACCATGTTCATGGGCGGCAGATCCGGAAGGTCAGCTGGGAACCTCAGTGGTGCAGGCATCGCTGGGTTGCATGACAGTAACCATCCAATGGATCCTGCTCCATCACCTCGTCCATATGAGTGGCCTTCGTTCTGCAGGGGAGGATCTTCCTAGTTCCCCCTACCCTGTAGGTAAGAGGCCATTGAATAAAAAAAGTAAAAGTTGTCATTTGTTTCTTTCTTGTTTTGGTCCTCAGTTGCAGTTGGATGGAAAAGTTTTACTTTGTGTATCGAACCATGCTTGTGTATCTTGACTGTTGGCCCAGATAAGTCATTTTCCTGCGAAACCATTGTGCATGAAAAATTAAGGGGGAGAATTGGATCTGTCTTGGCTGAAATGCAGTTCCCTGTATTTTATATGTGTATAGTCACTTAGTGGTTCACCATCACAGTTTGGCTCATTAGCCCATAACCATTCTGGATTCAAGCACGGCCTCTTACTGGGCTCATTCTAAAGAAGACgctatttttttcctttctacTTGTGCCAAGGATTTTCATTGAAACTAGCATATGCAATTCTTCTGTTTTCCAGAAGGATGGGGAGATGAGGTTCAAATAATATATCTAGATTTATGCTAGCATTATGTAGCATAACCTGTGTTTTAGTCACCTGGAGTGTACTTTCCGAAATGCCATTTTAGGCCCATGAGGTCTAGGCAGTTCTTTGCTTCGTCATGTGGATATTCAAAGTTATTTGATTGTATGAGTTTCTCTTTAATCTTTTGGGTCTGTCAATTTTCTTGCGCCTGTGGTGTGAGAAACTTCCTTAAGAAAGCAGAGCTTACTAAATTAGTTGCAACCTCTTAGTGTTTGAAACTATGGAGCCTAACATGGCATCCTCATTTAGACTTAGTAGATCTGTGAAGACACCACAAACATCTTATTCATTGCTGAATTCTAGTATGACCCTCGGGAATTACTGGTGTAATTAGCATACCCAACATCCCTTTCATTGACTATGGTGTTATTAGTGCAACTAATATGTCTTTTTTATAATTGAAATGGTGCCTTTTGATGACTAAAGTAGATGTAGATTCATTGTCTTTTACTAGTTGAGGATGTCATCTTTGTGCATACCTGCTTGTCTTTCTGCAACAATACGGATGAATGGCGGTGCTGCTGCCCTTCTTTTGCTAGTGGAATTTGTCATCATTTTGCATGCCTGCTTGTCTTTCCGACAATACGGAATGGTGCTGCTGCTCTTAAAGTGTCGATCGGATGAGCTTGAAGTACCTTATTATTTCCTTATATGATTGTGTGGTGGGCTGTTTCTTTGTTTTTGGTGTACCTTGTGTTGTGATACATGATACATTTCGTATTGTCTTGGCCTATACGCTATAAGCTTGCGAGGGACTCTCtattttgtttctttttctttttgcgCAAAAGGCCCATTTGTTGCTAACCGGTAGGTTTCGTTCCAAGATTGTTGATTTTTCACTCCGGTTGAAGCTTGTGCCGCCTTCGTGAAATCTCTCTGCCCTGCACTTGCTATCAAGGTTCAGTTTGTATCGCAGTGGTCTTTGTTCGATGCTCAAATATAATCTTGTAAGAATATGTTCCAGCCAACAGCTCGAGAATTTTTTGGCTGTAGCTATATCGACGGGTGTTGCTACATGCCGCAGGGTTTTGTCGATGATGCCGGTATGCGATCCCTGTGCGTCGGCATGCTAAAATTTCGTCAGTGGTCGCTGATGCTTCATAAATCTGGCCATTTGAGTACGACGAGTCTACTGACTGCCTGAGAATAAACCGCGTGGCCAAACATTCCGCCCGTTCTGCCAACCTGCCGCCGCGGCCGGAGACCGCCGCCGCATTCCCTTCACCTCCCGGTCAAGTTGGCGGGCGCCGCGCCACTTGCGGCGCCGGGCGGGCGATTCCTTTCGCTACTCGCCGAAGCGGATGCGATCCGCTGCCGGGGAGCGGCGCATGTGCGCACCGTGGTCAGGCGGAGTGCATCTGGCCCGGCTCTCGCGGCGAGGGCGCCAATCATGGCCCATTTTTCTAGTAGCGCCCCCCGCGTCGGGCCAGACCATGCTCTTCACGGAATCACAGGGGCGGCGGGTTCGGCGggcaggcacgcgcgcgggtgccggcgcggcggcgcgcggccttTCGCGTCGCCGTCCGGCGTGCATCGATTCGGAGTTGAAGTAGGACGACGCGGCTGGGGGCGCCAAATATTCTGACGCGGTGCATGCATGTCGATGTCCCGTTCAGGTTATTCGAGTTCGACCGCGTTGTTCGCCTGCTGCTCTCCGTTCCGGCGGCATGGTCAACCTGTCCACGTGAAGCGGGGAAGTTGTTTCTGATGTTCTCCCGCCATATCTTCTCACCGGGATTGTTGGGTCTGCCGGGGATCGAAGCCGGATACGCTAATAGGCGCTTCTCCAGTTCGGCACACGACGCGGGAGGTGCAATTGTGCATAGTCAGAACCCATTATATTTTAGTAAAAAATTGTTCTTTTCATCTCTTAAGTATTACAAAAGTGTGACATTCATTTAGCGCACAACAACCCTTTTACTATCTAAACCGGTGCATTTATCATCCTATCTTAGTTTAACAATAATTTAGTGTCATCTAATGGTGGTTTATATCTAATGGTGGTTTATGCCCACAATCATCTGACTAATCCCTATATACTGCGTTGAAGATATAAAGCCTACAAAAAATTCAGTAAATCCTCTAAATTGGGTACTCCATAAAAATCTTATTGGAGAAATTAACGAAACCGATTCATACCGAATTATTACAGTGATCGGCTGAACATTAGACGTGGCTAAATAATTATTAGTAAGATAATTATATAACCTAAACTAATATTATATGACACTAAACTATTATTAAACTAATCTGCAGACGATAGATACGCCGATTTAGTTAGTTAAGGGGTAATTTGTACCAGATGAAATATGAAGAATGAATGTCAGACTTTTGCAATACTTGAAGGATGAAAAACACACTTTTTGCTCCTCCATCCGTCCCATAAAGAGTGTAATTCTAGCTTTTTCCAGACACAGTAGTGGTGACATGAAAAGACTCTCATACGTTTATTTGTTTGCCACATGCGGTTAGTTTGATATGCAAATTAAATCTGACCACTTAATTAGATAGGTAGTTGAGATTCAATTTCTAAAATTGCACGTTTTGTggaattttttttgaaacacGGGATTGCACTTCTCGTGAGATGGAGGGAGTATATTTTAGTAGAAGGGAGGTGTAGTAACAATAAGGCAAAGTTGTTAAGGACTCGAGAATGGTTTCATGAGATCtacgctctctctctctcttttggcAGAACACGAGGCACACGACGCGGCCGGACATATACCTTCTCGGCGATGTACTTTCaaagatccattttttttacaAGTGGACGGATGCACGGTCGTGTGTATCTGTGGGTGCTCGGCGCTGAGGTGAAAGCCTAGCTGCTAGCTACGAGCATTTTCAGGCGCGCGTGGGTGAACGAAGGGGCATGTACACCCAACCTCTCGATTCTGGTGCTCGGTACGCTTGCCGATCGGGGGCACAGATGCTCCACTGAAAGTGGAAAAAAAAATCCGAGCCTAAGAGGAGATCCCCCAAACCCCAGAAATGATCTCTTCACAACACTTGGACCGAGCCAACGAGCCGTGCGCTCTAGCAGTCTAGCTAGTGCCTCGAACGCTCGCTGCCCACGACAAGTTGGCTGAGCCGAACGCGCTTGGCATCGGCCACGGCCCACACACACGGCCGGTCACCACCGCAGCCCGGGATGACGCGCACTCCCACCCCGCACTCGaccgaccggccggccgtccCGTCGCACTCGCGAGGCAGTGCGCGCGGGCCGGCGCACCGGCGCCGGAGTGGCGCGGCACGACCTGCCGACGACCTACAGTCCAGGGACGTGCGGGGGGCACCGCCCGATCCCGTCGCGACacctgcgcgcgcgcgcgcgtcagTGGCCGCGACCTCGACAGGCACCCGCCCGCCCACGTCGCCACGCGCCCACGCGGCACCACGGGTCCACGGCCGAGGTTGCCCGCCGCGCGCTCAGTCACACCGTCGATCACCCCACCGGTCGCCGTCCGGCcgacgcgcgcggcgcggcgcagctgGAGTGCAGGCTGCCCTGGAGCGCACGCACCTTTTGTCCTGCCAGGCTTCTTCTTGATACTACGTCGACGGCGTGGATGCAATACGTCTTTAATTATGTACTACTCGGTATTGAATGATCGACTGGTGACGGATGCTTGGATGGGATGATGGTCATGTGCAATTCCGACCGTTTTAGTGATGCGGCTGCCAAGCGCCCTGGTCAAGCATGGATACTGAGAACTTGGATGATGTGGCCCTTTTCATGCGTGAAAATTAGCTGCTCAGtgttctcccccccccccccccccacaaaaGTTACATTGATAATTAATATTTTCTTTTGCAGGGAGTAATGAGTTAATGACCAACAAAACGTAAGGCCTCCTTTGAGATTGAAGAGCTTTTATAGGAATTTTGAAGGACTCTTATCCTTACATTTTTCTTATAGAGGTCCTTTGGAGTAAAGAACCGGGGATGTCAAAGTTCCTAACAATTGCACTCCTATGCTTCGATTCTATTCGGAAACAAGAACGAGCTCCAACGTGATGTTTTTTTTGGCTGTCTCCAAtgcatctctctctctcaaaaaaaaaaacctatACCGATTTCCTGCAAACCGTAGAGCACATACCTCCAACTTTTCTGTTCCTATGAATTCAACTTTCTATGTTCTGAAGGATGCACAAGTTCAACATTTTAAATTGTTTCATTTTCTATTATAAGTGAAATGTTCATGTTCCTATATTATTTATTAATATTGATGAGACACACTAGAAATGACGACAATCCTAAAATCTTCATAATCATAAAACGTTCAAGCATCTGTAGTCGTCATTAGCAACAATAGCTATGGGATCTATTATATTTCAGGAAAAAAATACACTTTGTCTTTAATAAAACACTCTAAAATACCCCTAAATCTATATTTAAATTACACACATCTGCCTTTATGAAAACGAACCATAAACTAACCCCCCCTAAAGCAACCCTCTGAAATAATCTAAAGCAACCCCTAAAATTTGCATCTAAATTACCCATCTCCATCattattaaaaataaaataaagtaACGCCACCTATCATTATGAAAAATAATCTAGAATAAACCTCAAAATTTGCATCCAAATTATCCACCCAATTATTATTAAAAATAATCTAAAGTATCTTTAAACACGCATCTAAATACTACATCTGTCATTATAGGAAATCCTAAAGTACTTCTACatatatactccctccgtcctataAAGAGTGCAATTGTAGCCTTTTTCAGACGGTTTAACGGTGGTGTAGAAAGACTCGCACCCTCATTTGTAGGCCACATACAGTTAGTTTTGGCATGCAAATCAAATCTGACCACTTAATTAGGCAGGTAGTTGAGATCCAATTCCTAGGATTGCACTTTATGAGATCTTTTTCAAACGCAGGATTGCACTCTtcatgggacggagggagtatgccTCAAAATACTCACTTTTCCCATTGCTACTGTAGAAAAACTAACTCAAGATATACATGTTTGTCACTTATCACCATTCACACCTAATGTACATCTATGCAAGAAGCTATGATCATATCTATTTTTATGACAAACATGTAGCTCAAGCTAAGGCTTCATTCAAACACACACCAACACAAGGGTGGAGAATATTTGGTATATAAGGTACCACCATAACTGGACAAAGATAAGAAAGTTTCTATATGAGTACAACTTTAGAATATGAACGCATTAGAGAGAGAAAATATAAACAAGTTTAATCAGCTGCGGGCCTTAAATTCATCTATGAATTTTTAACGCTTGTCTCCCTTAATGTTGTTTGAGTAGTATGACTTAATGTTAACTTTATTCATGATAGGAATTCTAATAAAAATATAGATCGTCACAAATAAAAATGCTGGAAAATTATTTTTGTTGATTTAGTGTAAGCAAACAGACTCCTGAGTTGAAAGACCCTAGCTGGCAACGGAGGTGAGGGTACAAGATAGCGTAGTGGAGGCTACAAGCCTGCAACGCAACATGGTAACATCATGGTACAAAAGAGAAAGATGTGATTTTTGTGCTGTGTTGGATTTCCAACAATGTTAGCGAGGTGGATGCCGTAGAGCAGGGCATGCTGCTGTAAAGATGGAGCCATGGAGATGAAGGTGATGGCATCCATGGCACTTGGCATCATCATTAGAGTCGTGGAAGAATGCCATGTGGCAGTAGGAGCCGGCATTACAATGGAGTTTACAAATAGGTACGCACCTTGATGTATATGtataaaacctaaaagaaacaAGAGGATGAAGAACATGTAACACGTGGGTTGCGCATTGATGGAAGCAGAGATGGGCAGTGGTGGTGAGATGGACATAGTAGAGGATACTATAGCA from Panicum hallii strain FIL2 chromosome 3, PHallii_v3.1, whole genome shotgun sequence encodes:
- the LOC112886055 gene encoding uncharacterized protein LOC112886055 — encoded protein: MPSASKSKSKDRSAAKVTKEQPKVAGKPMGNGTLASSYNNLSGKFHVLEPSASFLGSQGIDKFRNTDEIDEHSRSSHGTGDFDCASNNGSCSGESEDPKEKATSTASRVDSVPGCDIDKREKIRQKNEKKHQRQKERRAQELHERCKGYLMSRKLEALAQKLVAMGFSADQATMALIQNEGCVEESVTWLCNFDGSEETKQQLAADQQSGVNLKIDIADELAKIVSLEAKYKCTKQEVERAVVSCEGDLEKAEEVLKTHKQESTAAPSKPEGSGDSSGLPNKQQVVLVQNPARPQTNGFSSVGVQQMRREEKDLNYKLLMNGSGPKEPAMKGFQPLAAPIKPELVRQQFVQPEKRRLSANSVPSVPYVASSPLPVAVPQLKSDMRHVAGGNEVKSAMPNGSLRESVVVMQRPQSAGSKQSLPSTSHSMFASEPSSREWYLNGASGVDMILNGGLGHGLRNMSLDNISSARPFGHANHQQSFVSNPIELAANGWGGTWSSGGTSSSRSVASSLGAFRGWNSSESSSTLSHSDWRTNGLAPYDYTSVDWSVDTTLLNPAAKSERLSDTWSTMFMGGRSGRSAGNLSGAGIAGLHDSNHPMDPAPSPRPYEWPSFCRGGSS